One Hydractinia symbiolongicarpus strain clone_291-10 chromosome 7, HSymV2.1, whole genome shotgun sequence genomic window, ATTGATGATATATgttaacaaaaatattacaattttaaaaGTCAAAATGATACATATAAACGTTATCAACATTTGACAATGGATAAAATTTTCCCCTCATACGTATAATTATGCATATATTTTTCAATGAAGCTATCTGTTTAACAGACAATCTATGCCCGAATTATCTCTCCATTCTGAAACATTCTCATAGTTCTGGATGTTAGCATTTGGCTTAAACAGGAAGACAAAACTGATATGACGAGCAACTCACACTGTTACGTAATGAACACAAGTATGAAATCTATTTGCATAAACCTCTGAGGGTACTTGCATTTTAGTCTTCCTACAAAACTGTTGAGAAAAGCAAAACATTTATGCTGCAATACACAGCTGCATGTAACGACGTATACTCCCTTTTACAAGAAAAAAGATGAAGGCATTAGTAAAACGTTCGGTATCACTAAGGTTAAAACGGAACAAAGTATAAACCACTACTTCttagaaattaagaaaaagtaATTGTCCCTCCACAGCCAATCATTTCACTTACATACCAAACTTACAAGAAACTTAAATAGAAGGTGGCTATGGAGGGGTGGGACGGCTATAAAGGGCGGGACGACGATTAACACGGAATGACAATGGGCGGGGGGTAGATGGTGTTGGATTAGAAGTTATCGGAGGAAAGAAAGTAGGCAAATGAGGTGGAGTTGGTGGCGTAGGTGGGCGTGGTGGTGTAGGTGGGCCTGGAGGTGTTGATGGAGTGTGGAATGAGAAGCGGGGATAACGTCGTTTGGAAGAAATGGGTGTTGATTGGTTTGTTGGCTGGATTGGTGGTGGAACGGGGGAATATGCTGGAGAGTTAGGGTGTTCACAAGGGAATGGTGGATTCTGCGGGGAGGACGAACATGGACATAACGTAGACGAAGACAACGAAACACACGGCACAGACAAACAACGAGGCGCACATACAGTTACAGATGACGATGATAAAGAAAGGGGTATTGGTGGAAGTTTTGGAACAGGTAAACAACGATTAGGAATAAGGGAACGGGGTGATGGTGGATTGGAAAGTGGTGGAGACCGATCCCTGGCTGCCCCCCTCTGTTGTACGTTATTCTCTAGTGCCTAAAACAAAGGTTGGATAAATGTCCAAGTTTTGCCTTATAACATGAGTAAAAACTCTAGCATTGAATGTAAAGAATGCACAAATATTCTGAATAATGTTCCACATAAAAGGCAAGTCAATTATCTCACTTTTGATTTTTCCTTGTAGAAAGTTTAATGTAAATTTTGCACTACAGAACAAGGAACGCAAAGACTATTACAGAAAACCATACTTATTTATATAttcattttcatcattttatccaatgttatttttgtcattttaccCAAAATTAACGTTTTTGTAtatagctaaaataaaatttaaaccacttaagtcttacacaagaaaatccatgaattttaagcagagtaAATTAAGCCGGCAAGAATTTCAACATAGATTGTGAACAGAAAATAACCAACCAATCTTATTTTTGGAACATTTAAAATCTTAGTGTGTTAATAAACGTTAAGCAATAATCGGTAAAAGATTTACTCGGTCGAAAATATAGTCAGTTAAAATGGTTTGTTGGCAAAAAACATCACTACAAAGTATTAGTCCCAGAGCTAAAACTTGGTCACTTTTGCAGATGGTTCAAGACGAACgtctttcttgtttttatttacattgcTTCGAAATATTAGTTATTTTTCTCTTCTTGATTATAATTCGTAAGCATaagaaaaaattagataaatgttaaaacagtaGCGCCAAAATGATCAAAAAATCACAACTGTTCGTCCGAAGCCTAATTTATAAAAACAGGAGTTTCGAAAATGAACCAAATGTAAATGTTATCTTACTGGCTTCTTATTTGTACGCGTGTTtgcaatttcaatgaacttatAGAATTCTTTTATACTGGGTACTTATAACGATTAGTGAAGTATATTATGGACGgatgatgaaaaaaatattctacATTGTCGCTAACACAAGCAGCAAAACAAGTAAACATGACATTTTAGAAAGGCTATCACACTTATCTTGGTTAGTCATTGAACTTAAAGTTTCTTTAAGGTATCTCTAAAAGAGCTGGTGCAGTTCTGTACAGagcttcaaattattattttataaaaattacctCCACGCGAGCCTCCAAAGCAGAAACTCTCTCCTCTTGTGTGCGCATGTATAATCTCAGCCATTCTGGTGCGTTCTGAAAATAAGATAATTGGTATCAATATTACTAAGAAATACATTTATGACGCAAATGGTTAATTTATTGACtttaaataaaatgatttttaattagTGGTAGCATATAGGGCACAATGTAATTTGGGATTAATTTTGGACGAGTAGCTTACGAAAGGAATTCTGTTAGGTTTAGGTTGTAAAAACTGTCGAAatgattaacatttttctcatcgCAGAAGTAATACTTGCTATTTTATTAAGAATATTGGACTATTTTTAAAGATCACACACACTAAGCAGTACCCAATTATCAAGACACGATATACGTTAAACATAAACTTCGTTATTCCTGCTGTAACGTTTCTTAATTTCTCTAATCCGTTAACTCCACTCTCAAAGATTGCAAATAGGTCTTAATTTGACACAAGTGtgtctttttaaaacaaactcgTAATCAACGTGTCTGTAGCAAAAGTTAACTGAACATTTTAATGCATCGTACCTTATTTATGTAATTCCGactaaatgtaaaaataaattacttaCTTCAAGCCAATTTTGTAAGTTTGGAGGAGGATCAAGTCTAGATAAAAAGTATACGGAGTCATTATAAATTACGGACAATGGTGGAACAACGACTTAGGAGATATAGTGAAAGAATAAAAAGCTTCAGGAATTAGAGCATGccgattataaaaaaataaaaataatactgaGAAATCGTTTGCATAGAGCTAGTTACGGATTTCCACTGCATTAGAGAAGttggttaaataaaaaaagatgttaTAAATAATTGAATAGAATAATGCGATATCTTAAAAGAGTCAACACGTTTGAAACAATAGTTAGTAGTTCATTGAGTATTTCATTCTACGAGCATATTCCGAAAAGACCATGCTTTTTATACGATAATCAGTCCACTGGCAAAGTTTAATGGGATATCTAACATCACACGACATTGTCATCTACTATTTTTATCTGTTTTGCGTCGCATAGAAATAAGATGTGGCAATGTTTTGACccatttgaaaaaacaaaactgattttttcttttctcagtTCTGCTAAAAACATTCGAAATAGAACTTACGCGTTACATCAAAAGTCGTGTGCGCTCTAATAAAAGAAACTTTTCTTCTGAAGTGAGAATTACCATATTTGTGACTTTAATTTGTAGGATGAACAAAAGTTGACGTATTTCTTATTATCTCGCCTATAATAAGGCAGCTCTAACATgtgattattttaaacaaagtcATCACAGCCTCAACTTCCTTCATCAAAAGTCGTTTAATTGTTCTATGTACAAAAGTAATTCGAATTTGAATTCATACCACGAAGGaagttttacatgtttttacgtGATTTCGTTTGTCCAACGATTTCCATCCTTACTATTACGAAACGTGTTTTTGCTAGCTTCATATTTATTTTATGCAGACATTTAGGAAAATATGTGTTTTTAGGAAAATGTAACATTAACTTAAGGTACACACTTCCCAAGGGAATTTTTTTCCTTCACAAAAgtaaaaatctctataataatagccgttgtgTGTCTGTCTCTGCTCaagatggtagcttagctgcgcagtagCGAGGCGcacacaatgcggtataaaaaagatGGGTGAGCCCGTGGATTTTTGTACTCGCCACCGACTATTACAACAATTCGGTGTGTGTTGTGATGTCTTAACTGTCGGATGATCTGTTTATTgtcataaataaaaaagaattgtttatctgtttgtttatttatcccTATCCCCCCTCCCTTGTTAACCCTTTTTTGCTTTGCCGCATAACTATGGTATATATTAGAGACATGCGTGCTGAAACCTTTAATATTGTCCTGAAACCTTTAATATTGTCTCTTTATTAAAACAaccatataaattttattataatcATAATAATCGGCAAAATTTTACAACTTTATCTTGATTATTCTCAGAAGTTATgagatatatatctttttatcccCATAGCCAATTTTCTTTCACCTTAGGATTTCAGCAAAGATTGTTTTAAATGTTAGTTACAATTTGACAGAATCTTATATttgcattgtttataaaaaaagaaatcaagaGATcggacaaaacaaaaaaaaactgattaGAAACTTCAAATCAACTGAGTTGTATCGTATACCTATACttatgtatatattatatatattataatatatacaaatattatatattatattatattatatacatatattattACTCATTGCACACAATTATACTTGTGTGCAATGAGTTCGTTTCGGGTAAATCGTTGTTACATGAACATTTTAAGGacgaaagaaaattgtgaaaaaaggcgcaaaaaaaattatttgtagaATTGGACGAAAGCGACGAGTTAATACATAtatgtttttagattttataaaTGTATTATTCCCACAATGAATTACGAAACTGACAATTGATACTGAACAACATGCCCTACACAAAGAAGTGAGCATCTATTTATAGTAAGTATTTTTTAGTTCGTGAGTTCTttcatcttatatattaattcccttgcgtgagtaaaactgtgagtccacgacacggaaatcacgggtcactttcttatgatgtggctgtacgctaaaatttaactaaaaagattagggatgtacttcatacaaatcgcacataaggtgtaaatatataacccgctgctaataacgatataaatatatataccctaatgccaaaaaactctttgttagcatatatatataggtatcgctacatatgaaacggtattcgatattcacaaagcatacggactgttaaatgaagttcctagcataaaacggaaattgtgtttacgaaaaagatggctgttcttttttagtattctctactctttcattcaaaataaatctttaaaaaaacatttgaagaagagcatggttttataaattaatcatagcaaggttctgtaaggttttttcatgttttatttccagttttgattatattattgttgccagacatgttttatagctagcatcataaaaagctaaccaccaacaacaactagctagctagctaggaatatatatatatagctatatatgtagccatgttctttatacctagctaagtctccagtttatatttaagtgactagctattagctgatgtagctagctaatgctagctttaaactaaagattcccagtatatatattcccacaaaacccatcaaacgttattaaccctgaagattttttttttttggtttccgaagttcttttcctccaaatattctgaaaataaagttcagaaattacgtattcttaaaatgtaaatttaatttgtttcaaattgtggttttgacattttcatgtaagaatttgtgggcaaaaaccttaatcagcatgctaaaagaactgacttttcatAATTTAGatttactaaacacaaccattttcttacatttagtgtaaacttttgtgcgtatggcttatatttaatacaaagagctactttgttgattttaattttatactctttgtaagctatttttttcttctttttgacattttgaattaacttattgttgtagaaggcatataatatacatgcatataaaaaaatggaattttgcaaatttctgttttaccactcaatttttacattttataagttatttggaacagaatggtatgaaatagaccaaaatacctgatcttagttgtttttaatttacaggctgtgtctgtgaaactttaaggggaacatttggtggaagacaatggcatgacatatactgatagaactgatttttgttgtgttagatgttatatctgaacctttttgacattttatgttaattttgcgaggaaggaccatatatatatacacagaagaagaattcaattttacaccttgcaagctttgtttttctatactttgtataaattcttactggggaggactccgtgcaatatatcgaaatgactgatcattctcgatttaaatttgatgtgttctaaatcgtatatagttttggaaattttgtgtaagatttaatgggtaagggctagatgcaatatgtcaaaaaaactttttttgttgaatcagaagcactccctacaaccattcttttttttgcagtttgtgaagcttttctgaggaaagagtgtatgcaatattatcgaaataactgatttttgttgcaaactgtctttcttaggcattttggattaaagattgttttagagggcatatgcagtagatatatgtatataccgaaataattgaattttgcaaactttgattttgtcgttacctctcattttttacattttgattaaacttttgtgggagaccgtcggtatgcgaaggaccaaaataagagattttagtattatttagaatttgtattttgtgttgcaaaattggtgcaaaaattgacataaaatgaacttatatacagattgattgctgttgtttaacatgactcattatgacttatatatatattttatgaaaatttgtgacagaatgctatgtgagatttgaaattttgtttactttattgatggtaaaacagcatacaaattgctaaaaggactttattaattttagatttaaacaccgttattttgttggcattttgtctaaagtttggtgaggaaggaccctatgcaatatatcaaataatgttttattgcattataatttatccttgcaaatccctttatagcaccttagataaaaatttctacttaggcaaaatttattgtttatttttcacattttgtgtcaacctttggcagggtttgcaataaactaactgattttaacatatacaatgagagagatttctgtttgacattgatcagcttttttgtatatatgtggcgttttgagtgatttaaattttatgggtgagatgtatgttgaaatgcttttaaaaacttttttccgaataattttcgcatttgtcagatggtcagagcaagtaattttagtagatttagattttaaatgtcacatatatactgcagttgttggacacctttaatttttttggtcatttatataataatgcagatgtaagatgcgcactgctgtattgtttgttttttgatggacatatatctgctacataaattaaatggaatacagtggattcttccacggaaaACAGCTAGTAGGAATTATAAATGAGGTAGCAGTATGCCTTCTTGAAGTAATATTGCTTTTAATCACTTTGATTGTGCAATGATCAAGTATTCTTTTAACTAAATAATGATTTACTTACGGGACTATGTATGGTCGATCTTCCTCCTCCACTGGCATGGGTGCTACTGGTTCAATTGGTGGTGGTTGCTCAAAGGCCCTTAATAAAATCATTGCACAATATTACAAAGTATACAGTTCTCCGTTATAAGGAACTCAATATAGAAATTGTTTTCTTCGCCATGATTATTCTTTCtattaaaaacattcaaaatgcaCAATAAAATACGAAGATTTTTGTAAATACTCTTACATTGTGCGGTACAAAATAAATACTATAAACGGGAAAACCATTTCATTGTAGAACGGTAAACCTACTCATTAtggatattttcattttcttcttcgCGATTTTCCCCTAGGTTTAACCTCCTCCGCCTAACTCTAACCAACACTGGTGCACCATCATTTTCCCTGCAACAGACAAAGAATATCTCTATAAATATATAGCACAGTGTGATAACATATTAACAAGAGAAAGTAGCAAAAACTTACGCCACTCTCTTCACTGCTCTCCTCGGAttctaaaataattaaaaaataagtaaaccaTTGGGATTAAATAATCATTAGAACAAAAGAGGGTTTATAAAAGGTTTCTTACCCTTCGGACAACTGAATGTAGAATAAATTTTTCTCCATTCCTCCACACTTCTCTTGGGGCTTGttgctgctgctgttgttgttgttgttgttgctgttgctgcatttgttgttgttgctgctgcatttgctgttgttgctgttgctgcatttgttgttgttgctgttgctgcatttgttgttgttgctgttgctgcatttgttgttgttgctgttgctgcatttgttgttgttgctgttgctgcatttgatgttgttgttgttgctgcatttgatgttgttgttgttgctgcatttgatgttgttgttgttgctgcatttgatgttgttgttgttgctgcatttgatgttgttgttgttgctgcatttgatgttgttgttgttgctgcatttgatgttgttgttgttgttgttgttgttgttgttgttgttgttgttgtttttgagtttttttctttttttgatttttttgaggGTTTTCTTTTCcataattaaatttttctttttctttttctttgtttttcttggtAGTGTTCTAAAAAGgcgataaaacaaaatataaaacaaaaaataaataaataaataaataaataaaaatcgtttaacAATTATAATTTTACTTAGTAACATTGCTGAGATTTTTCAATTATTGATGTTTTCTTTGTGTGTTGGTTCTTTCAAAAGCAAAAGGTGGTTATTCAATTTAAATCGAAGCTAAGTTGGCAGAATTGCTCGATTTAAGATCTTCTACGTTAATACGAAAAATTGGTCCCTGACTGAGAATACAGAACTAAGCTAAAATTCTGGCTTGCAAACAAGATGTTTTTCCCTTATAAAGAATGTTGGGGAGAAAATATAGGAGAGTAGATCAACTTGTTCATCGGGTTTTTAACATTAAGTAATTACAAAGATTGACTCCAATGATTTTTTACAGTTGGTGAAGCTTTTGCAGAGTATTTTGCAGTTTAAGGacaattaaattgaaaaaatgtggAATCAAGTGACGTCATCTGCTGAGTGGGTAACTAGAGGCTACCAGAAACTAAAAAGGACCAATTTCCTAAAGCTGAGttaaccaaactttttaaataaaagaaaaattgataacGTTGTGAAACTTCATCATCTACAATTGTTTTAAACTCTACACACGGGAGACACTTTCAAATATTACTTTTGCGAGTTTTTGCTGACTTTTAATAATTTAACCCTTCCTAACTGTTGATCAAAATCATATGAACAAGCGTTTTAAATTATACATGTTAACagacaagaaaaaacaaaatctttatAATGAATGCTTCTTTCTGCACTGGTGGCGTCAATACAGCTATCAAAACCTAATGTTTTTCGTTGTCTCCTGCCTATCGATcagttttaaatcaaaataccACCAATAGATAATTCTTAACACCTGTCAATTTAAGTTTTCGTCAAAATTAATTCTTTTCTGCTTTTCTCTAAATTAAAAGTTACCAAAGAAGTAGCACAATGTTCTTGTTGTTTGGCAATGGTAAAGTTGCAAATATATATTCGTTATGTCTGTTTGCATAAAAATTTGTAGCTCCCATAAGAAGAAGTAGCAACTTCgtattataaatttaaaagaattcaaCTTTGTTGAGTTTGCATGTTCgtcacaaatatatttttctattttttcttccAAAAAGCAACATATGTCTAAAATTTCTCTTTTAATAAAACATCTTTGCATTATGATATCAGTTGTTTTCATGACATAGATTTtaattattacttttatttatgaCTCATAAAATTGTAACCTACATACTCATCCAAAATCAATCCCAAATTATTCTGCTCCATGCAATTATGACTGCAAGTAAATTTTGTATCATTAAACAtagttgttttgtttacaacgaCATTTCTCTAGGGGGGTAGTAATGTCTTAGATCACAGAGGTCATGTTACTTTGAATGAAAGTTAATGAAAGTTTTATTTACATAAGAATATATTTCTATGAAAAGTAATACAAACTTTCATTCGCAATAAAATATGACGCTTCTAAAGAGCTTGTGTTGATGTTGCTTTTTCGAtgttggagaaaaaataattttttgaggagagTATCAGTTAGAATAATTTTTAGCAGAAATGATGGattaaaacttatctttatgtACACCAAATATATTTTCTgagaaaaaaaacttacataAATTTAACCGTAGGTTTAcgcttatttgttgtttttttgtgaatTCTTTTAGTTAaacaaaatacaataattttcGTAGGAAAATGATAGgttctaaatattttaagtaaATGAATAGTAACAAGGTctacatttacaaaaaatagctcaaaacaaataaattctGCCAATAGAATATGAATCGTTCACTACGTCACTAAAGTTAACAAGGTTATTAAAAAGTTCCTTGATACTTTATTTGTGTGATTTGTTTCTGTTGGGCATTATGatatttctgtaaaaaaaaacactttccaaaaacatgttttagttGTCAGGTAAGCTCCTATATTTGACGTAAAATTAAAGAATTTGGATTACCACATTTCCAGTTCTTCACTAATTCGTTTTTGTCTGTAGCAAATCAGAGTTTTTGTGCTCCAGtttgttttactttgttttaaaacatatcGAATT contains:
- the LOC130648653 gene encoding mediator of RNA polymerase II transcription subunit 15-like — protein: MRNFYIEQSLLHASVCKNQVHHFARSDAIPLTRYYAIKTSGCKETCSSVCLLLSSTLYRNLSQCLLGPKHKKRNNNKRNTACLYTMTALIAWYYQVSYDHFILIQQNSFLILEEADLVTIHLLKIFRTYHFPTKIIVFCLTKRIHKKTTNKRKPTVKFIHNCMEQNNLGLILDEYNTTKKNKEKEKEKFNYGKENPQKNQKKKKTQKQQQQQQQQQQQQQQHQMQQQQQHQMQQQQQHQMQQQQQHQMQQQQQHQMQQQQQHQMQQQQQHQMQQQQQQQMQQQQQQQMQQQQQQQMQQQQQQQMQQQQQQQMQQQQQQMQQQQQQQQQQQQQQAPREVWRNGEKFILHSVVRRNPRRAVKRVAENDGAPVLVRVRRRRLNLGENREEENENIHNEAFEQPPPIEPVAPMPVEEEDRPYIVPLDPPPNLQNWLENAPEWLRLYMRTQEERVSALEARVEALENNVQQRGAARDRSPPLSNPPSPRSLIPNRCLPVPKLPPIPLSLSSSSVTVCAPRCLSVPCVSLSSSTLCPCSSSPQNPPFPCEHPNSPAYSPVPPPIQPTNQSTPISSKRRYPRFSFHTPSTPPGPPTPPRPPTPPTPPHLPTFFPPITSNPTPSTPRPLSFRVNRRPALYSRPTPP